ATGACTGTACTGTCGCACCTACTTTTCACCTAGTACAGTGTATTCATTAAGGAAACCAACTCCCACAGCTCCTTAAATCTCAAAGAATATGGCATAGAACTTGCACATAAACCAGTCCCAGTCATATGTAGATAGAAACATAGGCATAttgctcttttgtttgttttttttccttgatattttatttcaaaagtggCATTTCTCTTTAgttgaaggaggaaaaaaaatccccataagTTTAATTTCCCATAGTTAGAGATCTGTGTTTAAGTCGATCATGGCTTGTCATCTGGAATTTTCAGCAACAGTAACAGCTCTTTGGCATTGGCATATACTGTCAAGCCCCATCTTTGCAGGAGTTTGAGTCCTTAAACTTTATAAAGTTTCTGGAATTACAGTAGCGGagctacattttttttatttaaagtaagaTGTTCCCCCATCTAAGGTAGCACAAGGCAACAGTAGAAAGCAAAGGGACCCCTAAGTCtcttaaagaaaacatttatatttcaaCCATGTTCCCTTTTTGTGCCCACATTACTTCAGGGAATGTCAGATCAATGTGTAATATTGTATACCGAATGTGCTGCGATAGCTAAGAGCTAGCAGAGGTGTTTAAAGACCGCCTGGGAGCTTTACttcttgaatttttttctgatatAACAGCATCATGTTGTAACATACGCTTATCAAAATAACCTTTCAAGTGCCTTCTCTGTCTTTAAAACCGTTATATTCAGGCAGCATAGAGTTACGTTGGGCTAGTGGCTTTATGCATAAATGAATTTCTATGACCCTTTTATTTTGAGGGGCGGAATCTTGATTCTGCCTCAGCCTTGATACTGGGATAATCCAGtttgaacaattttttaaaagtagatttttatgtatgtatttatttatttatttattttggctgtGTGTACGTACGAAAGCGAACTTTTTTCCCTTAGGCAAAAATCTCTTTGGTTTATCTAGCAAGATAACAAAATGCTGGTGACAGATCCAAGTTTTACTTTAACGTTTATTGCAGCAAACATGGTCCAATTGTGGATGCAAAAAAGTTGACCATCTGTAGGCTGTATTTTATTGCTTTAGGTTTGTATCAGGAGCTCTGTTAGTTTGGTAAAATACTATGCAGTTTGGCCTGCGGCTGAATACTACGATTGGAAATGAGTTCGGAAACACTGGTTAATTCTTGGTGATACAGCAGTAGCAAGCTGCAGTGTTTATTTTGGGAGCTCCCATTACATGAACCTCTCTTTGGACTTGgagttaatttttattaaatagcCTTGAAATGCaaatgttggggagggggagggaaaagctgaGAACAGGCTGATTTTGGTcagagaacaaaaaataaaagcacgGAACTCTGTAGCAAGTGACTAGCGCTTCGACTGAGACAACCACACTGACGATAATGAGGACTTGAGCACGTGTTTGAAGACCAATATGAGTTGGTTTTGCTGGAGCGGGAGCCTAGCTGAAGGATTGATTTTGTTGGTATCTGTCCTTTGTGAATAAATCCTaaaatcttcttttttttaaaaaaaacaaaaacaaaaagtctcCTTCCACAATCAATTCAGGGGAACAGGAATTTTAGAAGGCTGGTATTTTGTTTACCTCATTCTTGATCATCagagacctgaggaagagctctgtgtaagttcaagagcttctctctctctctctctctccccccccaacaaaagttggtccaagaaCAGATGTTCCCTCCCCAGCCTTGACTTTCTCATTGGTAATACTATTTAACTGAGCCCAAGGAGCAATCTGTGATTACAAAGAATCATCAGCTAGAGCATTTTAAGATATTGCTGACCCTGTGCAGCAGTCCCCAGGGTTGCAGACTATAAGACTTGTTTATTTTTAGTTGCTCAGATTCTAAGGTAACCAGCACCAGATTAAGAAACCAACTAGACAGGCTGATTCTGTTGGTAAAAGATGTCCCCAACTTCTGACTCCTTTAAGACTCTGATAAAGCCCCATTAAATCATCTCCTTTATGTGCCATTTATCCTGAGCCTCTTCCTTCTTTCCACGCACTGACTTAAGAGCATGGAGTGCCAAATTCTCCTGCAGAAGAGGTTGTTAGGCTCTTACTTGAAAGGAGAGGTAATGTGGTCTAATTGGTAAGATattggactgggaatcaggagttctgggttctagtcccgaTTCTGCCACTGGGCTGCTGGATGATGTTGGCCAAGTCACATCTCTGGttttcttccagcccttggaCTGTCTGGTCTCTTTAGATGGTAAGATCTTCAGGACAGAAGCTCTCTCTCGCTACATGTCAAAGCATCCAAAGTACTGGGTGGATGAATTTTAAAGAGATTAGAAGTGAAAAGATCAGATGATATGATAAAACTTGTCTGGCCTACACTGGTCAAAGTAATTGGATTGCTTTTCCAAGATTAAGGTTTAGTAAATAACTGTTATGACTTCTGCAGGTTGCTTGTGACACTTGTTTCTTTTCACTTTGCAGTGCCTTCTCCTAGTGCCTTGCTGGTAGACAATCCCACGCCTTTTGGAAATGCAAAGGAAGTTGTAGCAATCAAGGACTATTGCCCAACTAACTTCACAACCTTAAAGTTCTCCAAGGGTGACCACCTCTATGTCTTGGATACCTCTGGAGGCGAGTGGTGGTATGCTCATAATACCACGGAAATGGGATACATACCTTCCTCCTATGTCCAGCCTGTAAACTACCGCAACTCTTCCTTCACTGACAGTGGCATGATAGACAATCTGCTCGAAAGCCCTGACGAAGGAGAACAAGATGTAGATCTGCTTGGAGAGTGGATTGACGTAAAGAGAAACTCTGCCAACGCCTACAGTAACAACCCTTTCTTAAACGGGGTCCAAACCAACCCGTTTCTGAATGGAAACTTGCAAATGACACCCAGCTCAGACAAAGAGTGCACCCCCAAAACAACTGTGGACTTACTGTTGTTTGACACAGCTCCTCCGTTTACAGGGGCCGGTTCTGCAATGAACAACAGCATAAGTAACATCTTCATTGAACTTCCATCCACAAATGGATTGGAGTTCGAACAGCCTGTGAGGCGGGACAATCCCTTCTTCAGAAGTAAACGCTCATATAGTTTGTCAGAGCTGTCTGTCCTTCAAGCAAAATCAGAAATGCCAGCATCATCAGGGTTTTTTACTGGATTAAAATCGCCTACcccagagcagttccagagcagggAAGATTTTAGAACTGCCTGGCTGAACCACAGGAAGCTGGCACGGTCGTGCCATGACTTGGACTTGCTTGGCCAGAATCCTGGCTGGGGTCAGACACAACCTGTGGAGACCAACATCGTCTGCAAGCTGGATAGTTCTGGTGGAGCAGTTCAGCTCCCAGATACTAACATCAGCATCCATGTGCCAGAAGGACACGTCTCACCAGGGGAAACGCAGCAGATCTCCATGAAAGCCCTGTTAGACCCACCCCTGGAGCTCAACAGTGACAAATGCAGCACCATAAGCCCGGTGCTGGAGATTAAACTGAGCAACATGGAGGTAAAAACATTTATCATGTTGGATGTGAAAGTGTCGGCAGAGGTCAAGAATGACATTGTGAGTCAGAGCTTGGTGGGATTACAGTGCCTGCGGAGTGACACAAAAGAAGGACCCTATACACCAATGCAACTCAGCTATTCCTATGGAGACACGATACAGGTGCAATTGGATAACCTGGAACCTTGTATGTATGTAGCCGTTGTAGCCCAAGGACAGAACGTCATATATCCTTACACTGTCTGGGACTACATCAGTAAAAAGATCACAGTGGGTGTCTATGGTCCCAAACACATCCATCCTTCTTTTAAAACCATAGTGGCTATTTTTGGACACGAGTGTGCGCCAAAGACTCTCTTAGTGACCGAGGTTACACGGCAAATCCACGGCATGGCGCCCGTggccctgcagctgtggggaaagCACCAGTTCGCTCTGGCTCGGCCGCAGGACCTGAAACTCTGCATGTTTTCCAACATGACTAATTATGAGGTGAAGGCCAGTGAACAAGCCAAAATCGTCAGAGGATTCCAGATGAAGCTGGGGAAAGTCAGCCGCCTCATCTTCCCAATTATGTCCCATGACTTCAATGAGCTCTCAGACTTCACGTTGAGGATACAGGTCAAGGATGACGACGACGCCATATTGACCCAGTTCTGTGTGCAGACACCACAGCCACCTCCTAAAAGTGCCATCAAGTCCACTGGGCAGAGAAGGTTCCTCAAGAAGAATGAGATTGGGAAGATCATTCTGTCCTCCCTCGCTGCCACTAGCAAATATCCTGTCTTTCAGGAGCGGCCAGTTGTGAGCCTAAAGTACGGCAAACTGCTTAAAACTGTAGTGCGCCAAAACAAGAACCATTATTTACTGGAATATAAGAAAGGGGATGTCATAGCGCTGCTCAGTGAAGAGAAGATCAAACTGAAAGGCCAGCTGTGGACCAAGGAATGGTATATTGGCTACTACCAAGGAAAAATTGGCCTTGTTCATGCCAAAAACGTGCTAGTGGTTGGGAAAGGCAAGCCCAGCTATTTTTCTGGACCTGATCTCACCACCAGTGCATTGCTTGAGCAAATCCTGAGACCTTGCAAATTTCTGACCTACATCTACGCCTCAGTCAGGACTCTGCTTATGGAGAACATCAGCAGCTGGCGCACGTTTGCAGATGCCTTGGGATACATGAACTTGCCGCTCACTTTCTTCTGTCGAGCAGAACTAGACAGCGAGTCGGAGCGGGTAGCCTCAGTTCTGGAGAAGCTGAAAGAAGACTGCAATAATACCGAGAACAAGGAGAGGAAATCTTTCCAGAAAGAGCTAATGGCGGTGAGTACTCAGCCTGCCGGAGAGATTCTTAATCTATTAAGAGATGTGTTCTGAATTGGGAGTAGAAGCAGGAATGCAATGTGTTTGTGAACAGTCCATACAAACGAAAGTACATCTGAACGTGTGGGTTTTTTGCAGCATGTTTTGATGGGAAACTGGCTATCCTTCACTGTATTCATATTACAGCAGGGCCTAGAAATCCCCAAGTGGGatcaggaccccagtgtgctcGGTGCTGTCCATACACAGAGTCCTTACCCTGAACAGCCAACATGGCAAGGAGACACagaaaggtgaaatgacttgtctGAGGGTTTGGCTATACTTGccgctgtacagcgctgggagttaaacctgtcttcatacccctgagtagggaaagcgctgtagtctgtccacactgacagctgccagcgcacTCTCATGGCCACATTGgcagcatttgcagtggcattgggagtggtacattatgggcagctatcccagtgttcaagtggctgcaacgtgattttcaaaaggggtgtgtgtgacagggagcgtgggggagagggagagtggatttttggagctgacactgtgtcagctccctgccttgcaagttctgaccccctccccacccgctttctctcactcactgaaagcaaacagcaactATTCggttttttttccctcacagaTCAGATAAGCAGCCACTCCAAAACGGACCCCCACCTGCcgcgctgcttctctcctcaagccctctccctccccctcttctcaagcaaacactagctgtgagCTTTCCAAAGGaagccccctgcctctgctcattcacagcaaatgggctatgtttgtttcttttgataagcagctctggagcccggagttcacaacaaaacaaagagaggcatcacaacaaaacagagtTATCTTctcttaaaagcattatgggaagcttccggaggtcagtaacagcgtactaagattattccctgtttacactggcaccccagcgctgcagcagcagcattataCTCTTTTtattcctctcgtggaggtggagtacaggcagtGCTGTAGCCatggagatacagcgctgtatgtgccttgccagtgtggacggggagtgagttacagcactgtaaagccactaacggcgctgtaactctcaagtgtagccaagtctCACACTAGGTTGGTGGCTAACCTGGGAATccaacccaggtctcctgacatTCCTTCCAGTGCACCATCCAATAGATAACTTTgcctctcagggcttggctacactggagagttgcagctctggtgaaggggttacagtgctgcaactcactctgtgtacacatttacaaagcccagccagcgctgcaactccctggctgcagcgctggctgcaaCACCTGGTCTGATGGGGTGTAGCgaattccagcgctggtgatcgcagcgctgctcatcaggtgtggacaccaacggCGCtgtttattggcctccagggtataaGAGGTATCCAGAATCTTCTAAACAAacggaagaatggctgaagacgggctctaaaaaacaaacacagcttgcTCTCTGCTCGCAGTGAGCGAGCGAAGCCGCGGCAGGAAATTGTTTTGGAATGTCACAGCTGTTgtttgaggggagagaggagtccatgttgagcagctgcttattgtgtctgaaggctatttaggagtgcatattTGCATTCagtgaataagagagggtgggggaaggatcaAATTTTAAAACGACTGTTGTGTATCTTccgtccttagaacttgcaaggcaggagtggagaacagctgctagtgttgcttgaggagagaaacagcacaacGGGGGGGGAGTCCGCGGagagctgcttatctggtctgaaggttTTTTgattaagagtgattgagagaggggtgggggaaatggcagaatttgcaaggcagggagctgtcagctccaaaaatccactctctctgtctcccccacgctccctgtcacactccaccccacccccctcttttgaaaagcacgttgcagccacttgaacgctgggatagctgcccacaatgcaccactcccaacagcgctgcaaatgtggccacactgcagtgctagtagctgtcagtgtggccacactgcagcgctgttcctacacagctgtacaaccagagctgtaactcccagtgctgcacatttccaagtgtagccaagccctcagtggaGTTCAGTGGAAATGACTTAGCTGTTAGGGCAGTTTATAAGTCTTCTATTCCCTAACAGCATAGGGAATTATCGTGATCAGTAAAGCATAGTGGGATACTGCACCATAGCTGCAGTGAAACATCTTGAACCGGCTGCTCTTTGTTCCACAGTTAAAATGTTAATCAAAATGCAAATGAAGCTATACCTCCAGATTGGAGGGTGGTGCACTGATGGTTGAATAGTTGTAGAGGCACTTCACAATCCTTCTCTGAGTGGTGGACACTGTATGTTCAGAGCCTCTGTGGGCTTTTAGGCAGATACGTAGACgtatgtgtttattttaaaaggtagctgatccaaagcccattgaagtaattGGAAATTgttccactaacttcagtagtCTTTGACTTTAAAGTGGTCATTAGTGCTCTGAAGCCAGGAATAAATATATACTTTAAGAAATACCATGAAGAGTCATAGAGGTGAAACAACTTAAAGCAAAAAGAGCTTGTTAAAGCTTGTTGGCCCTCAACAGCCGTTTGGAGGTTTTATGTGGGAGCCTGTAATAAGACTGGCATATagcaagaaattaaaaatgactCCTGTACTGGAATATGCTGGTTAACTGTCAATTGAAAAACCTCGTGCACTGAAGTATAGCAAAGAGTTCTTATAAATATTGCAGCTGGGAAGAGAGAATTCTACATCTTCACTTTTATATAGGATTAAAGAACAAGGATTTTCCTGCTAGTTATGTTTAATCAGGAACCTGtttgctgcttctctttccctGAACATCTTGTAAACATATTAGGTAGATTAGGTAAGCATATTGGGTGCATGTAGCAGCTTGAATTTAGATGGCTCATCCTGACAAATGGAGTACTcatacagtatcagaggggtagccatgatAGTCTGTACTCATACAGAATATCTAAAAATATGGCTTAACCAGCGATGTTCTACTAACTTCTGTTTACATTCAGGGAAAACTTGAATCCTGTGATTCTTGCTTAGTTGCCCTTAGAAAATCTCACTGAAAATTTGCTGTTGCAGAGGGGATCTCTGTGTGGTTCACAGGAAACAAGCCAAAGACATTCAGGGCTTGTATTTTAGACCAGTTTTGCGGCACTCCTCATTCTTGAAAAGGTGTCTTTCACAAAAGCAGATAACTAAGCAACAgagaattacattttttaaatggaaacttAACTATTGAATAGGAAAAGCTTCTCTTGGTGGTTTCAGGCCTGGGAAATAAATTATTCATAGATAAAATGGGTCGAAATATGTAATAACTCATATCTTTGTCATTTAATAGGAGTGAATGTTGAGGATTAGGTGTAAGCTGTGTTCATTATGAAGAAAGGATGTAGTTGAGTAATGGCTCCCCAATCTAGTGTGTTCAGGGATTCATTTGTGACTATTCCCTCTGATACCTCAGCAGAATTAAAAAAGCTCTTTCAAAACTCCTACCTACATCTGATATCACTATGGAGAATGGGAAAATATTGGACCCCAAAGAGAGAGTGATGGAGACCTTTGAGTTTCACTGGAATTCACATGATCATAGGAGCTGCCTAATGAACtaattaaaagtaaataaataatcataaaatTAGGGTTGAacttttcaaagcagtctagagcagtggttctctaagctggtctgccgcttgttcagggaaagctcctggcaggccaggccggtttgtttacctgctgcgtctgcaggttcggccgattgcagctcccactggccaggccaatgggggctgcgggaagggtgaCCCGCACATtcctcggcccgcaccgcttcccacagcccccattggcctggagcggcgaactgcggccagtgggagctgtgatcagccaaacctgtggacgtggcaggtaaacagcccctggcgggccaggtcggcttttccctgaacaagcggtggaccggctttgagaaccactggtttagagcaTTTTGAAACATCAGCTATTAAGTCTAACGTATctaaatctcctggattgctttgaAAAGCTCAGTCAAGATTTCCTCAAATTCAGGTATGTTGTCTGTTGTCTGTTGTAACTTAGCAGTGAAGGTTGCTCATGTAATTGATTGAGggaaactaaaaaaataaatagtgctGTCGAACTAGAGCTT
The window above is part of the Chelonoidis abingdonii isolate Lonesome George chromosome 10, CheloAbing_2.0, whole genome shotgun sequence genome. Proteins encoded here:
- the SH3BP4 gene encoding SH3 domain-binding protein 4 isoform X1, which produces MVVKTWSLGSASDSPGCLACKSCIWTQSSWQLEFPTLDDIAPAARKHGPLAFPRTGPGFRMAAQRIRAANSSGLPRCKSEGTLIDLSEGFSETSFSDVKVPSPSALLVDNPTPFGNAKEVVAIKDYCPTNFTTLKFSKGDHLYVLDTSGGEWWYAHNTTEMGYIPSSYVQPVNYRNSSFTDSGMIDNLLESPDEGEQDVDLLGEWIDVKRNSANAYSNNPFLNGVQTNPFLNGNLQMTPSSDKECTPKTTVDLLLFDTAPPFTGAGSAMNNSISNIFIELPSTNGLEFEQPVRRDNPFFRSKRSYSLSELSVLQAKSEMPASSGFFTGLKSPTPEQFQSREDFRTAWLNHRKLARSCHDLDLLGQNPGWGQTQPVETNIVCKLDSSGGAVQLPDTNISIHVPEGHVSPGETQQISMKALLDPPLELNSDKCSTISPVLEIKLSNMEVKTFIMLDVKVSAEVKNDIVSQSLVGLQCLRSDTKEGPYTPMQLSYSYGDTIQVQLDNLEPCMYVAVVAQGQNVIYPYTVWDYISKKITVGVYGPKHIHPSFKTIVAIFGHECAPKTLLVTEVTRQIHGMAPVALQLWGKHQFALARPQDLKLCMFSNMTNYEVKASEQAKIVRGFQMKLGKVSRLIFPIMSHDFNELSDFTLRIQVKDDDDAILTQFCVQTPQPPPKSAIKSTGQRRFLKKNEIGKIILSSLAATSKYPVFQERPVVSLKYGKLLKTVVRQNKNHYLLEYKKGDVIALLSEEKIKLKGQLWTKEWYIGYYQGKIGLVHAKNVLVVGKGKPSYFSGPDLTTSALLEQILRPCKFLTYIYASVRTLLMENISSWRTFADALGYMNLPLTFFCRAELDSESERVASVLEKLKEDCNNTENKERKSFQKELMAALLKMDCQGLVVRLIQDFVLLTTAVEVAQRWRELAEKLVKVSKQQMDAYEAPHRDRTGVVDSEAMWKPAYDFLLTWSNQIGDSYRDVIQELHIGLDKMKNPITKRWKHLTGALILVNSLDILRAAAFSPPDHEDFAI
- the SH3BP4 gene encoding SH3 domain-binding protein 4 isoform X2 — its product is MAAQRIRAANSSGLPRCKSEGTLIDLSEGFSETSFSDVKVPSPSALLVDNPTPFGNAKEVVAIKDYCPTNFTTLKFSKGDHLYVLDTSGGEWWYAHNTTEMGYIPSSYVQPVNYRNSSFTDSGMIDNLLESPDEGEQDVDLLGEWIDVKRNSANAYSNNPFLNGVQTNPFLNGNLQMTPSSDKECTPKTTVDLLLFDTAPPFTGAGSAMNNSISNIFIELPSTNGLEFEQPVRRDNPFFRSKRSYSLSELSVLQAKSEMPASSGFFTGLKSPTPEQFQSREDFRTAWLNHRKLARSCHDLDLLGQNPGWGQTQPVETNIVCKLDSSGGAVQLPDTNISIHVPEGHVSPGETQQISMKALLDPPLELNSDKCSTISPVLEIKLSNMEVKTFIMLDVKVSAEVKNDIVSQSLVGLQCLRSDTKEGPYTPMQLSYSYGDTIQVQLDNLEPCMYVAVVAQGQNVIYPYTVWDYISKKITVGVYGPKHIHPSFKTIVAIFGHECAPKTLLVTEVTRQIHGMAPVALQLWGKHQFALARPQDLKLCMFSNMTNYEVKASEQAKIVRGFQMKLGKVSRLIFPIMSHDFNELSDFTLRIQVKDDDDAILTQFCVQTPQPPPKSAIKSTGQRRFLKKNEIGKIILSSLAATSKYPVFQERPVVSLKYGKLLKTVVRQNKNHYLLEYKKGDVIALLSEEKIKLKGQLWTKEWYIGYYQGKIGLVHAKNVLVVGKGKPSYFSGPDLTTSALLEQILRPCKFLTYIYASVRTLLMENISSWRTFADALGYMNLPLTFFCRAELDSESERVASVLEKLKEDCNNTENKERKSFQKELMAALLKMDCQGLVVRLIQDFVLLTTAVEVAQRWRELAEKLVKVSKQQMDAYEAPHRDRTGVVDSEAMWKPAYDFLLTWSNQIGDSYRDVIQELHIGLDKMKNPITKRWKHLTGALILVNSLDILRAAAFSPPDHEDFAI